A genomic segment from Methanoplanus limicola DSM 2279 encodes:
- a CDS encoding PDDEXK nuclease domain-containing protein, with protein sequence MEFIENNSEREINFSKLVEIIQSINYETKKEAFRAVNISLTLRNWCIGAYISDYELNGSDRAQYGDRLLPELSKNLEGVSNCNKRQLYRYIRFYRLYPQIVGTVSPQFKGPLKTPFFDVSEKVGTVSPQLHPPVNKLLHTLSYSHFDLLVDMDDEMKRAFYEIECIRGNWSVRELKRQINSLYYERSGLSFDKEKLAALANENAEIDTPNQTIRDPYVFEFLGLKPKEVMSESDLEDRLLDNLEEFLLELGHGFCFEARQKRILIGDEYNFVDLVFYHRILKCHVLIELKMAEFSHENIGQLNTYLNWYKKNEMCSGDKPPVGILLCTDRNHAMVEYALAGMDNSLFVSRYQVELPKKEEMQRFIEEKLEEMWK encoded by the coding sequence ATGGAATTTATAGAAAATAACTCAGAGCGGGAGATTAATTTCAGCAAACTTGTTGAAATTATCCAGTCAATAAATTATGAGACCAAAAAAGAGGCATTCCGGGCAGTAAATATAAGCCTGACTCTGCGTAACTGGTGCATTGGTGCCTATATATCTGATTATGAACTTAATGGGAGTGACCGGGCACAATATGGAGATCGACTTCTTCCGGAACTGTCTAAAAATTTAGAAGGTGTCAGCAACTGCAACAAAAGACAACTTTATCGATATATCAGATTTTACCGGCTTTATCCACAGATAGTGGGGACAGTGTCACCACAATTCAAAGGACCTTTGAAAACACCATTTTTTGACGTTTCAGAAAAAGTGGGGACGGTGTCCCCACAATTACATCCACCTGTAAATAAACTGCTTCATACTCTGTCATACAGTCATTTTGATCTCCTTGTTGATATGGATGATGAGATGAAAAGGGCCTTTTATGAGATTGAATGCATACGTGGCAACTGGTCGGTGCGGGAACTTAAGCGGCAGATAAACAGCCTTTACTATGAACGCTCCGGCTTATCATTCGATAAAGAAAAACTTGCAGCTCTGGCAAATGAAAATGCTGAAATTGATACTCCCAATCAGACAATCCGGGACCCATATGTATTTGAATTTCTTGGCCTTAAGCCAAAGGAGGTCATGAGTGAGTCAGACCTTGAAGATAGATTACTGGACAATCTTGAAGAGTTTCTGCTTGAACTTGGGCATGGATTTTGTTTTGAAGCCCGCCAGAAGAGAATTTTGATTGGTGATGAATACAATTTTGTTGACCTGGTTTTTTATCACCGGATATTGAAGTGCCATGTGCTAATTGAACTGAAAATGGCAGAGTTCAGTCATGAAAATATTGGTCAGTTAAACACCTATCTTAACTGGTACAAAAAGAATGAAATGTGCAGCGGCGATAAACCACCTGTCGGAATTCTGCTATGTACAGATAGGAATCATGCAATGGTAGAGTATGCACTTGCAGGAATGGACAATAGTCTATTCGTATCCCGGTACCAGGTAGAACTGCCAAAAAAGGAAGAGATGCAGCGGTTTATCGAAGAGAAATTAGAAGAGATGTGGAAATAA
- a CDS encoding nucleotidyltransferase domain-containing protein gives MIFGLNEETISRINSVFSEFFGIEKVIIYGSRAKGNFREGSDIDLTILGKDLSRDLIYELNRRIDSLNLPYSFDISIFNDLKNEELIDHINRAGKIFYSHLSDPESSALNNQKPDNPDNLISTK, from the coding sequence ATGATATTCGGGCTTAATGAAGAGACAATCTCACGCATTAATTCTGTCTTTTCAGAATTTTTTGGGATTGAGAAGGTCATCATATATGGTTCAAGGGCAAAGGGGAATTTCAGGGAAGGTTCAGATATTGATCTCACTATTCTTGGAAAAGATCTCAGCAGAGATTTAATCTATGAACTGAACAGAAGGATTGATTCACTGAATCTACCCTATTCTTTCGATATTTCAATATTTAATGACCTGAAAAATGAAGAGCTTATAGATCACATCAACAGGGCCGGCAAAATATTCTACTCTCATTTATCTGACCCGGAAAGTTCAGCATTAAATAATCAAAAACCAGATAATCCGGATAATTTAATATCTACTAAATAA
- a CDS encoding type II toxin-antitoxin system HicB family antitoxin yields MKLKVIIHEAEEGGFWAEVPSIPGCVTQGETFDELLANIYDAVEGCLSVDVQNISLSGKDRVMEIAV; encoded by the coding sequence ATGAAACTGAAAGTAATCATTCATGAGGCGGAGGAAGGCGGATTTTGGGCAGAAGTTCCTTCAATTCCCGGTTGTGTAACTCAGGGTGAGACTTTTGATGAGCTGCTTGCCAATATTTATGACGCAGTAGAAGGATGCCTGTCTGTGGATGTACAGAATATTTCCCTGTCCGGAAAAGACAGAGTAATGGAGATTGCGGTTTGA
- a CDS encoding AAA family ATPase encodes MYLSNPYIRINKLEIRNYRGIDELRIDFPRPVMDLDTDIMVIGGRNGIGKTSVLECSAILTLLSDEDEGEYFIDSHKITPQVNLSGLIIHSGADEAVISGEIEYSGEETKSKELIKTEIEIKIRRNNTINLKKKSTDSEIRTEHKYPGYNTKDKDYIKKSTDSEIENDHKYPGYNTEDKDYKSKICETNTAGYSTKKITLIKDLSGKNEIKKEYYDLLNTICGSEPNPLIGDKCLFFHSLRRVTHGNPQLKDAINYQTYGTESTGRPRITDQNPKIKEHPVYPAGKKSEISSFKSEILRTIIKQTDIFEYDSKSTAENGEYSLNILNSLLKTYAGAKSGKLRPAEDNSIEIRITPLNGGEPYSIDSLGSGEKDIISTLFMIHRNTSENPAIVLIDEPEMHQNPGWHRSFMNRIIELAPDNQYIITTNSEYIMDSVEEQNRIILTSGKDKQ; translated from the coding sequence ATGTATCTGTCAAATCCATATATCAGGATAAATAAACTTGAGATCAGAAATTACAGGGGAATAGATGAACTAAGAATAGATTTTCCCCGTCCGGTAATGGACTTAGATACTGATATAATGGTAATTGGCGGCAGAAACGGAATTGGCAAAACTTCAGTCCTTGAGTGCTCCGCAATACTTACGCTGCTATCTGACGAAGATGAAGGTGAATATTTCATCGACAGCCATAAGATAACACCACAGGTGAACCTTTCCGGACTTATTATCCACAGCGGAGCAGATGAAGCAGTCATATCCGGAGAAATTGAATACAGTGGAGAAGAAACAAAATCAAAAGAACTCATAAAAACAGAAATCGAGATCAAAATCAGGCGCAATAACACAATAAATCTCAAAAAAAAGAGCACTGACAGTGAAATAAGAACAGAACATAAATATCCGGGATACAATACCAAAGATAAAGATTACATAAAAAAGAGCACTGACAGTGAAATAGAAAACGATCATAAATATCCGGGATACAATACCGAAGATAAAGATTACAAAAGCAAAATCTGTGAGACTAACACAGCCGGATACAGCACAAAAAAGATCACACTAATAAAAGACCTTTCCGGAAAAAATGAGATAAAAAAAGAGTATTACGACCTGCTGAATACCATCTGCGGTTCAGAACCAAATCCATTAATTGGAGACAAATGCCTGTTCTTCCATAGTTTAAGAAGGGTCACACACGGAAATCCTCAGCTTAAAGATGCAATAAACTATCAGACATATGGAACAGAAAGTACAGGCAGGCCCCGGATAACAGATCAAAATCCCAAAATAAAAGAACATCCGGTCTATCCCGCAGGAAAAAAATCTGAAATCAGTTCTTTTAAATCGGAAATACTCCGGACAATTATAAAGCAGACCGATATCTTTGAATATGATTCTAAAAGCACAGCAGAAAATGGTGAATATTCCTTAAATATTTTAAACAGTCTGTTAAAGACATATGCCGGTGCAAAATCCGGAAAACTCCGCCCGGCAGAAGACAATTCAATTGAGATCCGCATAACTCCTTTAAACGGAGGAGAACCCTATTCTATTGACAGTCTGGGTTCAGGAGAAAAAGATATTATATCCACACTCTTCATGATCCATAGAAATACATCAGAAAACCCGGCAATAGTTCTGATCGATGAACCTGAAATGCACCAAAATCCCGGATGGCACAGGAGTTTTATGAACCGGATTATTGAATTAGCTCCGGATAATCAGTATATAATCACAACAAACTCAGAATATATAATGGATTCAGTTGAAGAACAGAACAGAATTATCCTCACCTCCGGAAAAGATAAACAATGA
- the dinD gene encoding DNA damage-inducible protein D yields MKPDIVSRLHRNFEDFVYEADGVEFWYARDLQMLLGYREWRNFSKVIEKAQESCKNAKNEVSDHFVNVNKMVSLGSGAEREIPDIMLTRYACYLIAQNGDPRKDEIAFAQSYFAVQTRRQEIIEEHLQLAERLKARDRLRESETVLSKNIYERGVDESGFGRIRSKGDQALFGGLTTKKMKENLGAPNNRPLADFLPTVTITAKNLATEITNFNVVKDELYGEPAITGEHVLNNEDIRELLVKRGIRPESLPPEEDLKKLERRVKSQEKKIADSSGCLAKQGDEEDVN; encoded by the coding sequence ATGAAACCGGATATTGTGAGTCGTCTTCACCGGAACTTTGAAGACTTTGTCTATGAAGCAGACGGGGTTGAGTTCTGGTATGCGAGGGATCTTCAGATGCTTCTGGGTTACAGGGAGTGGCGGAACTTTTCAAAAGTTATTGAAAAAGCCCAGGAATCCTGTAAAAATGCAAAAAATGAGGTTTCAGACCATTTTGTTAACGTCAACAAAATGGTATCACTTGGGTCAGGAGCAGAGCGTGAAATCCCCGACATCATGTTAACCAGGTATGCCTGTTATCTCATTGCCCAGAACGGAGATCCCAGAAAGGATGAGATTGCATTTGCACAGAGTTATTTCGCTGTGCAGACACGAAGGCAGGAGATTATTGAGGAGCATCTTCAGCTTGCAGAACGCTTAAAGGCACGGGACCGGCTGCGTGAGTCTGAGACTGTACTGTCCAAAAATATCTATGAAAGGGGGGTGGATGAATCAGGTTTCGGGCGGATACGCAGTAAAGGTGATCAGGCACTATTCGGTGGACTTACAACTAAGAAGATGAAGGAGAATCTTGGCGCACCAAATAACCGTCCTCTTGCAGATTTTCTGCCAACTGTTACTATAACAGCAAAGAATCTTGCAACTGAGATCACGAATTTCAATGTGGTGAAGGATGAACTTTACGGTGAGCCTGCAATTACCGGTGAGCATGTTCTGAACAATGAGGACATCAGGGAGCTTCTGGTAAAACGCGGCATCAGACCGGAATCACTGCCACCTGAGGAAGACCTGAAGAAACTTGAGCGCCGGGTAAAGTCACAGGAAAAAAAGATAGCTGATTCATCCGGATGTCTGGCAAAGCAGGGAGATGAAGAAGATGTTAACTGA
- a CDS encoding metallophosphoesterase family protein: MMSKNNTPMSDSPDVLKFIHTADLHLGSKFCGISGMNPDMAKKMSKATFSAFDNIVSHCIDNNVDFLLISGDIYDSADRRIYEQLEFRKRLAKLSDYDISVYLAFGNHDPLSGWSAKIDWPGNVNIMPGNDPECLFYESGGKKRAAIVGMSYKQSNTTVNLTKYYPEKENSWPFTIGMLHCNLGTDTGHEPYSPCSVKDLTDKNYDYWALGHIHKPQIIQESEPVIVYPGNPQGRDMGESGIRGCYIVTVSNRGSIETEFIETAEIKWEKVSVNVSKISDENDLIKRIEKEIQKIRRNSGDKPTFLRLTLTGRSPVHSLLSKEGVADDIVRHFRDEEESNNFVFLEKIIDNTEPEIDLNEVAKREDIVGDIVQISDSLLKEEAKLQTVRLKLDDLFKSSKGKKFIEDLSDDEMGELVKEARTYLLDRFVGGDSK; the protein is encoded by the coding sequence ATGATGTCTAAAAATAATACTCCAATGTCCGATAGTCCGGACGTTCTGAAATTTATTCATACAGCAGATTTGCACCTTGGAAGTAAATTCTGTGGTATTTCCGGCATGAATCCGGACATGGCAAAAAAAATGTCAAAGGCAACTTTTTCTGCATTTGATAATATAGTTAGTCACTGCATAGACAATAATGTGGATTTTCTGTTAATCTCCGGAGATATATATGATAGTGCTGACAGAAGAATTTATGAACAGCTTGAATTCCGGAAAAGACTTGCAAAATTATCTGATTATGATATTTCGGTATATCTTGCCTTTGGGAACCATGACCCGTTAAGCGGATGGTCAGCAAAGATTGACTGGCCCGGAAATGTGAATATAATGCCCGGAAATGACCCGGAATGCCTCTTTTATGAATCCGGCGGGAAAAAAAGAGCTGCAATTGTTGGTATGAGTTACAAACAGTCTAATACAACTGTAAATCTCACAAAATATTATCCGGAAAAGGAAAATTCCTGGCCGTTTACAATTGGTATGCTTCACTGCAATCTGGGAACAGATACAGGTCATGAGCCTTACTCCCCATGTTCTGTAAAGGACCTCACAGATAAAAATTATGACTACTGGGCACTTGGTCATATCCACAAACCACAGATTATTCAGGAATCGGAACCTGTAATTGTGTATCCCGGAAACCCTCAGGGCAGGGATATGGGAGAATCCGGAATACGCGGATGTTACATTGTTACTGTCAGCAACAGGGGTTCAATTGAGACTGAATTCATTGAAACAGCAGAGATTAAATGGGAAAAAGTCTCTGTAAACGTAAGCAAAATATCTGATGAAAATGATCTCATTAAAAGAATAGAGAAGGAAATTCAGAAGATCAGGCGAAATTCCGGGGATAAACCCACATTTTTAAGGCTGACACTGACTGGAAGAAGTCCTGTTCATTCACTGCTGTCAAAAGAAGGGGTGGCTGATGATATTGTCCGGCACTTCAGGGACGAAGAGGAGAGCAATAATTTTGTATTCCTTGAGAAAATCATAGATAATACTGAACCTGAGATTGATTTAAATGAGGTCGCTAAAAGGGAAGATATCGTAGGTGATATTGTTCAGATCTCAGATTCATTACTGAAGGAGGAGGCAAAACTACAGACAGTCCGTCTGAAACTTGATGACCTGTTTAAAAGCAGTAAAGGTAAAAAGTTCATTGAAGATCTTTCGGATGATGAGATGGGGGAACTTGTAAAAGAGGCCCGTACATATCTGCTTGACAGGTTTGTCGGGGGTGATTCAAAATGA
- a CDS encoding sll1863 family stress response protein: MTEIDPHITRMEAKIEEMDAEFNKIKARAKGKGADAEIQFNELAKEYEQKKSEMMKNMADFKSTGKNAAKDLKEGAEQAFGELTASFEKAKSRFS, encoded by the coding sequence ATGACCGAAATCGATCCACATATCACCAGGATGGAAGCAAAAATTGAGGAAATGGATGCCGAATTTAATAAAATCAAAGCCAGGGCAAAGGGCAAAGGGGCTGATGCCGAGATACAGTTCAATGAACTTGCTAAGGAATATGAACAGAAGAAGTCAGAAATGATGAAGAATATGGCAGATTTTAAATCCACAGGAAAAAATGCTGCTAAAGATCTGAAAGAGGGAGCTGAACAGGCGTTCGGAGAACTTACAGCCTCTTTTGAAAAGGCTAAATCACGCTTCTCCTGA
- a CDS encoding EVE domain-containing protein, translated as MTVWIASTNRENWEVIRENNLWGVPKRNKNSIERSNPKDKILIFVKQEVVRQEKTNLDADTGVDAGLNTGVGADVVADEDTGDEVIPSAITGAFEIISRPFEDESPVFKKPPTMPGEEAFPYRVKLKPVEVFDEPLDFKSLIPKLEFITNKKQWTGHLRTAMRTIPEADYEYIMKAAKTPRG; from the coding sequence ATGACAGTCTGGATTGCATCAACAAACCGGGAGAACTGGGAAGTAATCAGGGAGAATAACCTCTGGGGTGTGCCAAAGAGGAATAAGAACAGCATTGAGAGATCAAACCCCAAAGATAAAATCCTGATCTTTGTAAAACAGGAAGTTGTCCGGCAGGAAAAAACAAATTTGGATGCAGATACTGGCGTGGATGCTGGTCTAAATACAGGTGTGGGCGCAGATGTGGTTGCGGATGAAGATACCGGAGATGAAGTAATTCCTTCAGCGATAACCGGAGCCTTTGAGATAATATCCAGACCTTTTGAAGATGAATCTCCGGTCTTCAAAAAACCGCCGACAATGCCCGGAGAGGAGGCTTTCCCATACCGGGTAAAGCTAAAACCTGTTGAAGTGTTTGATGAGCCTCTGGATTTCAAGTCATTGATTCCAAAGCTTGAGTTTATCACCAATAAGAAGCAGTGGACCGGACATTTACGGACTGCAATGAGGACAATTCCTGAAGCAGATTATGAATATATCATGAAGGCTGCAAAGACTCCGAGAGGATGA
- a CDS encoding AAA family ATPase: MKINRMFIDGFGLFHKKQISDISPGLTLVKGPNEAGKSTILAFIRRIIFGFPKRSGTTNQYQPLNGGTLGGRLSVSTSEGKEYDLTRLSGKRNFSVTLPDGSKTDAGLNRIIGSADQNLFENVFAFGLDELQKLETLSGDKIQSQLMSAGAGMTKVPISDVIDELDEKKGALYFSGERGGPEISKKIKIIKENQSELKRYSGTQNEYENCRNKKEESEKNILDRKKSIRGLKFRLSEKEKIKGAWEDWVGLKNARDELSALPKLASFPEKGVDKLERLNEKLSDLQAKFDDENRELYSTEENISKIIVDENVLLNKDEIRILEKGLEKYQSERNSVSDLELENSGLSNVLKSRIKGISNIWTTDDLLAFDISQSAKSNIENFRDEFTDRNEKILDIEREIRSHKDSISVTEDKVQSLKAALPDSKSLMPEDELARKTSVLESLSALISELARKRYELDNLREKEAEAKTDYENKKRLINNKIPLWPAALLVVAGIIGLIAGIAGNMTETGAVIFLILVGSAVVLYFGIKRTNEQNERSLFNDAEDPVEKISELSKLRMEKEDLLNKSETELKEKSRICGFSMIPDSSAIAGRKQEYRSMENRIAEYERICREIDELNGSLDKQNEVMEGAERRKYLAESNLNELKGEWKEWLESVKLDLNITPELALDLFSSVKEALNIHSSINKNEDKISKLKKSLSEFESKLVVVLNACGIQSQQSVEKDVYVLGDVLEENENNSKDLKNLRGLEERHRKVIDDYSIKIQNAENDIRDLLKSGFSENEDEFRVNHNIWVRSQELKKEIEGCELRLKKASGNISKFDEFLSTLESSDISEINNEITELNQSMSDIQEEIEALKVKSGEINSNLSGLEKEDDYSLLLMNNEALHEEIFDDSRRWAKYVIAQHILNEAVQKYENERQPEVYRLAQDYFRSITDGKYKKIIKPVSSDDILIEADDGNRIDTSSLSRGTAEQLYLAIRFGHISVYGKNNEPLPVIFDDILVNFDPERKRNCCDAILELSKTNQILFFTCHPDIVQIMQDKSPGLKVIDLESI; this comes from the coding sequence ATGAAAATAAACAGAATGTTTATCGACGGATTCGGACTTTTCCACAAAAAGCAGATTAGTGATATTTCTCCGGGACTTACACTGGTTAAAGGACCAAATGAGGCAGGAAAATCTACAATTCTTGCATTTATCCGGAGGATAATCTTTGGATTCCCAAAAAGATCGGGTACAACCAATCAATATCAGCCCTTAAATGGGGGTACCCTTGGCGGGAGGCTCTCTGTCAGCACCAGTGAGGGAAAGGAGTATGACTTAACCAGATTGTCCGGCAAAAGAAATTTCAGTGTGACTCTGCCTGATGGTTCCAAAACAGATGCCGGTTTAAACCGGATCATTGGGTCTGCTGATCAGAACCTCTTTGAAAATGTGTTTGCTTTTGGACTTGACGAACTTCAGAAACTTGAAACACTTTCCGGAGACAAAATCCAGAGCCAGCTTATGAGTGCCGGTGCCGGGATGACAAAAGTTCCTATTTCAGATGTGATAGATGAACTTGATGAAAAGAAGGGGGCACTTTATTTTTCCGGGGAGAGGGGCGGCCCTGAAATTTCAAAGAAGATCAAGATAATAAAAGAGAATCAGTCTGAGCTGAAGAGATATTCAGGTACACAGAATGAATATGAGAACTGCAGAAATAAAAAGGAAGAGAGTGAAAAGAATATTCTGGACCGGAAAAAGAGTATCAGAGGTTTAAAATTTCGACTGAGTGAGAAAGAAAAAATCAAAGGTGCCTGGGAGGACTGGGTCGGGCTTAAGAATGCCAGGGATGAATTGTCTGCTCTGCCTAAGTTAGCCTCATTTCCGGAGAAAGGTGTAGATAAACTTGAACGCCTGAATGAGAAGCTTAGTGATTTACAGGCTAAATTTGATGACGAGAACAGGGAATTATACAGTACAGAAGAAAATATTTCAAAAATTATTGTTGATGAAAATGTCCTCTTAAATAAGGATGAAATCCGGATCCTTGAGAAAGGACTTGAAAAATATCAGTCAGAGAGAAATTCTGTAAGTGATCTGGAGTTGGAAAATTCCGGTTTATCAAATGTGCTTAAGTCACGTATCAAAGGTATCAGCAATATCTGGACAACAGATGATCTTCTGGCATTTGATATTTCACAGTCTGCAAAGTCCAATATTGAAAATTTCAGGGATGAATTTACGGATAGAAATGAAAAAATCCTTGATATTGAAAGGGAAATACGCAGTCACAAAGATTCTATCAGTGTGACTGAAGATAAGGTCCAAAGCCTCAAAGCAGCTCTTCCGGATTCTAAGAGTCTGATGCCGGAAGATGAACTTGCGAGGAAAACTTCTGTTCTTGAAAGTCTCTCAGCTCTGATATCTGAACTGGCCCGGAAGAGATATGAATTAGATAATCTAAGGGAAAAAGAAGCAGAGGCCAAAACCGATTATGAGAATAAAAAGAGACTTATTAACAATAAAATTCCGCTATGGCCTGCTGCTCTGCTGGTTGTTGCCGGAATTATAGGTCTTATTGCCGGAATTGCCGGGAATATGACTGAAACCGGAGCTGTAATATTTTTAATCCTTGTAGGTTCAGCAGTTGTTCTTTATTTTGGAATTAAGAGGACAAATGAACAGAATGAGAGAAGTCTCTTTAATGATGCTGAAGATCCGGTTGAGAAGATCTCTGAACTTTCAAAACTGAGAATGGAAAAAGAGGATCTGCTGAATAAATCTGAGACAGAACTCAAAGAAAAATCCCGTATTTGCGGTTTTTCCATGATCCCGGACTCTTCTGCTATAGCCGGCAGAAAACAGGAATATCGCTCAATGGAAAATCGTATTGCAGAATATGAAAGGATATGCAGAGAGATTGATGAACTGAATGGTTCTTTAGATAAGCAGAATGAGGTTATGGAGGGAGCTGAGAGGAGAAAATATCTGGCTGAATCAAATCTTAACGAGCTAAAAGGCGAATGGAAGGAATGGTTAGAATCTGTTAAGCTTGACCTGAATATAACTCCGGAACTTGCCCTTGATCTCTTTTCTTCAGTAAAAGAGGCACTGAATATCCATAGTTCAATCAATAAGAATGAAGATAAGATTTCTAAGCTGAAAAAGTCGCTGTCAGAGTTTGAGAGTAAACTGGTTGTAGTCCTTAACGCCTGCGGTATACAGTCACAGCAGTCAGTTGAAAAGGATGTTTATGTTCTTGGTGATGTTCTTGAAGAAAACGAAAATAACTCAAAAGACCTGAAAAATCTAAGAGGACTTGAAGAAAGACACAGAAAAGTAATAGATGATTATTCCATCAAAATCCAGAACGCTGAAAATGATATAAGAGATCTGTTAAAAAGTGGTTTTTCAGAGAATGAAGATGAATTCAGAGTAAATCACAATATATGGGTTAGATCTCAGGAACTGAAAAAGGAGATTGAGGGTTGTGAACTCCGGCTTAAAAAAGCATCAGGAAATATCAGTAAATTCGATGAATTTTTATCCACACTTGAATCATCTGATATTTCAGAAATTAATAATGAAATTACTGAACTTAATCAGAGTATGTCGGATATTCAGGAAGAGATTGAAGCACTGAAAGTTAAATCCGGAGAAATAAACAGTAATCTTTCCGGTCTTGAAAAAGAAGATGATTATTCTCTGCTTTTAATGAATAATGAAGCACTCCATGAGGAGATCTTTGATGACTCAAGAAGATGGGCAAAGTATGTAATTGCGCAGCATATCTTAAATGAAGCTGTACAGAAATATGAAAATGAGAGGCAGCCTGAAGTCTACAGGCTTGCACAGGACTATTTCAGGAGCATTACAGACGGAAAGTATAAAAAGATTATAAAGCCGGTATCCTCAGATGATATTTTAATTGAAGCTGATGATGGTAACCGGATTGATACATCTTCCCTTAGCAGAGGTACAGCAGAGCAGCTTTATCTTGCCATACGATTCGGGCATATATCTGTGTATGGTAAAAATAATGAACCTCTGCCTGTGATTTTTGACGATATTTTAGTGAACTTTGATCCGGAGAGGAAGAGGAACTGCTGTGATGCAATACTTGAACTTTCAAAGACAAATCAGATACTGTTCTTTACGTGCCATCCGGACATTGTTCAGATTATGCAGGATAAATCTCCGGGACTGAAGGTTATTGATTTAGAATCAATCTGA
- a CDS encoding EVE domain-containing protein, translating to MTVWIASTNRENWEVIREKNLWGVPKRNKNSIERSNPKDKILIFVKQEVVRQEKTGKVAGTGAGECEDTGDEVIQSAITGAFEIISEPFEDESLVFKKPPTMPGEEFFPYRVKLKPVEIFEEPLDFKSLIPKLEFITNKKQWTGHLRTAMRTIPDADYEYIMKAAKTPRG from the coding sequence ATGACAGTCTGGATTGCATCAACAAACCGGGAGAACTGGGAAGTTATAAGGGAGAAGAACCTCTGGGGTGTGCCAAAGAGGAATAAGAACAGCATTGAGAGATCAAACCCCAAAGATAAAATCCTGATCTTTGTAAAACAGGAAGTTGTCCGGCAGGAAAAAACCGGTAAGGTTGCGGGAACGGGTGCAGGTGAATGTGAAGATACCGGAGATGAAGTAATTCAGTCAGCCATAACCGGAGCCTTTGAGATAATATCAGAACCTTTTGAGGACGAATCTTTGGTCTTCAAAAAACCGCCGACAATGCCCGGAGAAGAGTTTTTCCCATACCGGGTAAAGCTAAAGCCGGTTGAGATATTTGAAGAGCCTCTGGATTTCAAGTCATTGATTCCAAAGCTTGAGTTTATCACCAATAAGAAGCAGTGGACCGGACATTTAAGAACGGCAATGAGAACTATTCCTGATGCTGATTATGAATATATCATGAAGGCTGCAAAGACACCGAGAGGATGA
- a CDS encoding YegP family protein: MTGKFEVYIDSSGKYRFRLKAPNGEIIAVGQGYSSRAACLNGIESIKKNAPTAPVEEVKEL, from the coding sequence ATGACTGGAAAATTTGAGGTTTATATCGACAGTTCAGGCAAGTATCGTTTCAGGTTAAAAGCTCCGAACGGAGAGATCATTGCCGTTGGTCAGGGATACAGCTCCAGAGCCGCCTGCCTGAATGGTATTGAAAGCATTAAAAAGAATGCTCCAACTGCTCCTGTAGAAGAAGTTAAGGAATTGTAA
- a CDS encoding nucleotidyltransferase substrate binding protein, with protein sequence MSGSDIHSVQRFNNYKKAFSNLKGAVKLSKTRELSDLEKQGLIHTFEFTHELAWKTMKDFLEYYGTVASGYGSRDATRESFKIGLINNGDVWMDMIVSRNKTVHTYDEDEMNAIYRKIVDDYTPEFTYLKERILKEVEKTEETESVGEAK encoded by the coding sequence ATGTCCGGCTCAGACATTCATTCTGTCCAGCGGTTTAATAATTATAAAAAAGCATTCTCAAATCTGAAAGGTGCTGTGAAACTCTCAAAAACACGGGAACTTTCAGATCTTGAAAAGCAGGGCCTGATCCACACTTTTGAATTCACCCATGAGCTTGCATGGAAGACAATGAAGGATTTTTTGGAGTATTATGGTACTGTTGCTTCAGGGTATGGATCACGGGATGCAACCAGGGAATCATTTAAGATCGGCCTTATTAATAACGGAGATGTCTGGATGGATATGATTGTGAGCCGGAATAAAACAGTGCATACATATGACGAGGACGAGATGAATGCAATCTACAGGAAAATTGTAGATGATTACACTCCGGAATTTACATATCTGAAGGAAAGAATTCTAAAGGAGGTTGAAAAAACTGAAGAGACTGAATCGGTTGGAGAAGCCAAATAG